A single region of the Paramicrobacterium fandaimingii genome encodes:
- a CDS encoding DEAD/DEAH box helicase has translation MSTPDSLQHPTPRIGTAAAEHLSPTFPERAAWGTVGKLRAWQQEAMDAYFRDEPRDFLAAATPGAGKTTFALRLAAELLARRTVDRVTVVAPTEHLKKQWADAAHRAGIRLDPTFTNRQGRYAGHYHGVVVTYAQVAVRAALHRDITVSSRTLVILDEVHHGGDALSWGDAIREAFEGATRRLSLTGTPFRSDTAPIPFVTYLPDRHGIRTSLTDYNYGYGRALADGVVRPVMFMVYAGHMRWRTNTGDEMEARLGEDNTKDITSQAWRTALDPEGAWIPQVLTAADRRLSEVRNAIPDAGGLVIATDHYAARAYAAILHTITGEQPTVVLSDEKEASDRIEQFASNDSRWLVAVRMVSEGVDVPRLSVGVYATSSSTPLFFAQAIGRFVRSRRRGETASVFLPNVPQLMALANELERERDHALDRSDSGSGEGELWNPEDAMVADANRPDKASDGLMDEFSYEAISSDAQFDRVVFDGAEFGSYAQPETEEEYDFIGLPGLLEPDQVHELLTQRHRRQAKRIDSRQKAAPVEEQDASKPLYRTLKEQRSLLNSLVGLYAKNTNQPHGLVHAELRRVCGGPAVPQASVTQLQSRIEFLRRKLGGAR, from the coding sequence GTGAGTACCCCTGATTCCCTGCAGCATCCAACACCCCGTATCGGCACAGCGGCGGCTGAGCATCTCTCGCCGACCTTCCCCGAGCGGGCGGCGTGGGGAACCGTCGGCAAGCTGCGTGCATGGCAGCAAGAGGCAATGGACGCCTACTTTCGCGATGAGCCACGGGACTTTCTGGCCGCGGCAACACCCGGCGCGGGCAAAACAACGTTCGCTCTGCGTCTTGCCGCCGAGCTGCTGGCTCGCCGAACCGTCGACCGCGTGACTGTCGTTGCACCGACCGAGCATTTGAAGAAACAGTGGGCAGACGCCGCGCACCGCGCCGGCATCCGCCTCGATCCCACGTTCACCAATCGCCAGGGTCGGTATGCGGGGCATTATCACGGGGTCGTCGTCACCTACGCCCAGGTGGCTGTGCGCGCGGCTCTGCATCGCGACATCACCGTGTCGTCGCGCACCCTTGTCATTCTCGATGAGGTTCACCACGGCGGCGATGCTCTCAGCTGGGGCGACGCAATCCGCGAAGCATTCGAGGGCGCAACGCGCCGGCTGTCGTTGACAGGCACTCCGTTTCGCTCGGACACCGCCCCGATTCCGTTCGTCACTTATCTTCCCGACCGCCACGGCATCCGCACGTCGCTCACCGACTACAACTACGGTTACGGTCGCGCCCTCGCCGACGGCGTTGTGCGGCCCGTCATGTTCATGGTCTATGCCGGCCACATGCGGTGGCGCACGAACACGGGCGACGAGATGGAGGCACGCCTCGGCGAAGACAACACGAAAGACATCACGTCTCAGGCCTGGCGCACGGCGCTCGACCCCGAGGGCGCATGGATTCCCCAGGTTCTCACGGCGGCCGACCGCCGGCTGTCTGAGGTGCGAAATGCCATACCGGATGCCGGTGGGCTAGTGATCGCCACCGATCACTACGCTGCGCGTGCCTACGCCGCGATTCTGCACACGATAACGGGGGAGCAGCCGACCGTCGTGCTCTCTGACGAGAAGGAGGCGAGCGACCGCATCGAGCAGTTCGCGTCGAATGACAGCCGGTGGCTTGTTGCCGTGCGCATGGTGTCTGAGGGCGTCGATGTGCCTCGACTGTCTGTCGGCGTCTATGCGACAAGCTCGTCAACGCCCTTGTTCTTCGCGCAGGCGATCGGCCGGTTTGTCCGTTCACGCAGACGCGGCGAGACAGCATCCGTGTTTCTGCCCAACGTTCCTCAGCTCATGGCATTGGCAAACGAACTCGAGCGGGAGCGGGACCATGCTCTTGACCGCTCCGACTCCGGCTCAGGCGAGGGCGAACTGTGGAACCCCGAAGATGCCATGGTCGCCGACGCGAATCGTCCTGACAAGGCGTCTGACGGGCTCATGGACGAGTTCAGCTACGAAGCCATCTCAAGCGACGCCCAGTTCGACCGCGTTGTCTTCGACGGGGCGGAATTCGGCAGCTACGCCCAGCCCGAGACAGAAGAAGAATACGACTTCATCGGTCTGCCCGGCCTTCTCGAACCCGATCAGGTTCACGAGCTTCTCACCCAAAGACACCGACGCCAGGCCAAGCGGATCGATTCGCGACAGAAGGCAGCTCCTGTGGAGGAGCAGGACGCCAGCAAACCGCTGTACCGCACGCTCAAGGAGCAGCGCAGCCTTCTGAACAGCCTCGTTGGACTCTACGCAAAGAACACGAACCAGCCGCATGGCCTCGTGCACGCCGAATTGCGCCGTGTCTGCGGCGGACCGGCCGTGCCGCAGGCGAGCGTAACCCAGTTGCAGTCGCGCATTGAATTTCTTCGTCGAAAGCTCGGCGGCGCCCGCTGA
- a CDS encoding SGNH/GDSL hydrolase family protein, giving the protein MTDSAQRSAGEPDQPAQQHPWSRYVAIGDSFTEGIGDPEPALPGGNRGWADRVAEVLSQSSPDFAYANLAVRGKLIRQIVGDQIEPALELRPDLITISAGGNDVIRPGSDPDAIAGLFEKAIDRLRSDNATVVVFTGVDVGFSPVFRGIRGKVAIYNENIRAIAEAHDCIVADQWALKSVQDTRMFAPDRLHMNALGHHEVARMVLRALNVDNDLQPMKPEPLPLRSWRSARAEDLVWAREYLVPWVLRRMRHQSSGDHVTPKRPVAGPFNSHED; this is encoded by the coding sequence GTGACTGACAGCGCACAGCGATCGGCAGGCGAACCGGATCAGCCGGCTCAACAGCATCCGTGGTCCCGATACGTGGCCATCGGCGACTCCTTCACCGAGGGCATCGGCGACCCGGAACCCGCGCTTCCCGGTGGGAACCGCGGCTGGGCTGATCGCGTGGCCGAGGTGTTGAGCCAGAGCTCCCCCGACTTCGCCTACGCCAACCTTGCCGTGAGAGGCAAGCTCATCAGACAGATCGTCGGCGATCAGATCGAGCCCGCGCTCGAGCTGCGCCCCGACCTCATCACCATCTCTGCGGGCGGCAACGACGTGATCAGGCCGGGGAGCGACCCCGACGCCATCGCCGGGTTGTTCGAGAAGGCGATCGATCGTCTTCGCAGTGACAACGCGACCGTCGTCGTTTTCACTGGAGTCGATGTGGGGTTCTCTCCCGTCTTTCGAGGAATCCGTGGCAAGGTGGCGATCTACAACGAGAACATTCGTGCAATCGCGGAAGCACACGACTGCATCGTCGCCGACCAGTGGGCGCTGAAGAGCGTGCAAGACACGCGGATGTTCGCGCCCGATCGCCTGCATATGAACGCGCTGGGGCACCACGAGGTTGCCCGGATGGTGCTGCGCGCTCTCAACGTCGACAATGACCTGCAGCCGATGAAGCCGGAGCCGCTTCCCCTGCGGTCATGGCGAAGCGCACGAGCCGAAGACCTCGTGTGGGCCCGAGAGTACCTTGTGCCGTGGGTGCTGCGGCGCATGCGACACCAGTCCTCAGGGGACCACGTGACGCCCAAGCGTCCCGTTGCCGGGCCGTTCAACAGCCACGAGGACTGA
- a CDS encoding TrmH family RNA methyltransferase, which produces MLVKPITDLTLPELRDYSQLTDVALRRVLEPESGLYLAESPKVIRRAIAAGHVPRSLLLQEKWLADIEPDLEGFPDVPVFVGTSEVLEELTGFHMHRGALASMHRPPLASVADTIAGAHRIVMLEDIVDHTNVGAIFRAVAGIGADAVLIGPRCADPLYRRSVRVSMGCVLQVPWTRMPDWTTSIAEVKKAGFHVAALALDDNAITLDDFSRDVPDKVALCLGAEGDGLSSRALRTADSTIVIPMLHGVDSLNVASASAVALWELRRR; this is translated from the coding sequence ATGCTCGTCAAGCCCATCACCGACCTCACTCTTCCCGAGTTGCGGGACTATTCGCAGTTGACTGACGTCGCGCTGCGTCGAGTGCTCGAGCCAGAGAGCGGGCTGTACCTTGCCGAATCTCCCAAAGTGATCCGCCGCGCCATCGCGGCCGGCCATGTGCCGCGATCACTGTTGCTGCAGGAAAAATGGCTTGCCGACATCGAGCCTGATCTCGAGGGCTTTCCCGACGTTCCTGTCTTTGTCGGCACGTCTGAGGTGCTTGAAGAGCTGACGGGGTTCCATATGCACAGGGGAGCGCTTGCATCGATGCATCGGCCTCCGCTGGCATCCGTCGCCGACACCATCGCGGGCGCCCACCGCATCGTCATGCTCGAAGACATTGTCGATCATACGAACGTCGGCGCAATCTTTCGTGCTGTCGCCGGCATCGGAGCAGACGCCGTGCTCATCGGGCCGCGCTGCGCCGACCCGCTGTATCGCCGCAGCGTGAGGGTGAGCATGGGCTGCGTTCTGCAGGTGCCGTGGACGAGGATGCCCGATTGGACGACGTCGATCGCCGAGGTCAAGAAAGCCGGATTCCACGTGGCAGCGCTGGCCCTCGACGACAACGCCATCACGCTCGACGATTTCTCGCGCGACGTCCCAGACAAGGTGGCGCTCTGCCTCGGTGCCGAAGGCGATGGTCTCAGCTCTCGTGCGCTTCGCACAGCCGACTCCACAATCGTCATTCCGATGCTGCACGGCGTCGACTCACTCAACGTTGCGTCGGCAAGCGCCGTTGCCCTGTGGGAGCTGCGCCGACGCTGA
- a CDS encoding Sir2 family NAD-dependent protein deacetylase: MTMVDVRERRQLDDTAELLAGRRIAFLTGAGVSTDSGIPDYRGDGAPRRAPMTIHQFLSDEAARKRYWAGSHRGWKLFDTVSPNAGHRAIAQFESAGVSTGVITQNVDSLHGRAGSRRHVELHGTLHRVVCLTCGQVYKRYDLARTLDELNPWLESPDAVVINPDGDADVVDPSRFIVPVCELCGGILKPEVVFFGEVVPTATFRLAAGVVAQAGALVVAGSSLAVNSGIRIVEAARRRDLPIVIINRGGTKGDSRATIKLDAGTTTTLAELADRLIRR, from the coding sequence ATGACGATGGTGGATGTGCGTGAGAGGCGTCAGCTTGACGACACAGCAGAGCTTCTTGCCGGTCGTCGCATTGCTTTCCTCACCGGTGCGGGGGTGAGCACCGACTCGGGCATTCCCGACTACCGCGGCGATGGCGCGCCGCGCCGCGCACCGATGACGATTCACCAGTTTCTCTCAGACGAGGCCGCGCGCAAACGGTATTGGGCCGGCAGCCACCGCGGGTGGAAGCTGTTCGACACGGTGAGCCCGAACGCTGGACATCGAGCGATTGCGCAATTCGAATCCGCGGGCGTGTCCACCGGCGTGATCACGCAGAACGTGGACTCTCTGCACGGTCGAGCGGGCAGCAGACGGCACGTTGAGCTACACGGAACTCTGCACCGCGTCGTGTGCCTGACGTGCGGGCAGGTGTACAAGCGCTATGACCTCGCGCGCACGCTTGACGAGTTGAACCCCTGGCTCGAGAGCCCGGATGCTGTCGTGATCAACCCAGACGGCGATGCCGATGTCGTCGATCCCAGCCGGTTCATCGTGCCAGTCTGCGAGCTCTGCGGCGGCATTCTGAAGCCCGAGGTTGTCTTCTTCGGCGAAGTCGTTCCCACAGCGACCTTCCGCCTCGCAGCCGGCGTTGTTGCGCAGGCTGGCGCGCTCGTCGTCGCGGGCTCGTCTCTCGCCGTGAACTCCGGCATTCGCATCGTCGAGGCCGCACGGCGACGAGACCTGCCGATCGTCATCATCAATCGGGGTGGGACGAAGGGCGACTCACGGGCGACCATTAAGCTGGATGCCGGAACGACAACGACTCTTGCGGAACTCGCAGACCGCCTGATTCGCCGATGA
- a CDS encoding histidine phosphatase family protein produces MTQITFVRHGQTDWNLHRRIQGTTDIPLNDTGRDQARRAGEELAGGEWDAILSSRLGRAHETAEIIAEQVGLSTPSILDGLQERAHGDMEGMTFDERQAAFPGDTVVPGLETRDAVIARVLAALDGSEHVTNDTRILAVSHGGVIGSLIRYATGGEQPTAGQVIANGSYHDFSWSAGALTLVTLRAIEADKDLPPVRLPQR; encoded by the coding sequence GTGACCCAGATCACCTTCGTCAGGCATGGGCAGACCGATTGGAATCTCCATCGACGCATTCAGGGAACGACGGATATTCCGCTCAACGACACGGGGCGCGATCAAGCTCGACGTGCGGGCGAAGAGCTGGCTGGCGGCGAATGGGACGCCATCCTCTCCAGTCGACTCGGACGTGCGCACGAAACCGCAGAGATCATTGCCGAGCAGGTGGGGCTTTCCACGCCAAGCATTCTCGACGGCCTGCAGGAGCGGGCACACGGAGACATGGAGGGAATGACCTTCGACGAGCGGCAAGCTGCGTTTCCCGGCGACACCGTCGTTCCGGGCCTTGAGACCCGCGACGCCGTGATCGCTCGTGTGCTGGCGGCGCTTGACGGCTCAGAGCACGTCACGAACGACACGCGCATTCTGGCGGTTTCTCACGGTGGCGTGATCGGGTCGCTGATCCGCTATGCCACCGGCGGTGAGCAGCCGACCGCCGGTCAGGTGATCGCGAACGGCTCCTACCACGACTTCAGCTGGTCGGCTGGTGCGCTGACGCTGGTGACTCTGCGCGCCATCGAGGCAGACAAAGACCTTCCGCCCGTGAGGCTCCCTCAGCGCTGA